Proteins encoded together in one Lathyrus oleraceus cultivar Zhongwan6 chromosome 5, CAAS_Psat_ZW6_1.0, whole genome shotgun sequence window:
- the LOC127084645 gene encoding uncharacterized protein LOC127084645 — MAIRVFLTLLLFLSLTNLVSSIYEDQVGLMDWHQQYIGKVKHAVFHTQKTGRKRVLVSTEENVVASLDLRHGEIFWRHVLGTNDVVDGIDIALGKYVITLSSGGSILRAWNLPDGQMVWESSLQGSKESKSILNIPKNLKADKDDLILVYGKGHLHAISGIDGEILWRKDFASDSIEVNHIIQSPEVIYVAGFVGSSKFYVYELNTKNGELLKNNHITLPFGTFGESLSVSGDKFVVLDDLRSKIVTINFNNGDINYNQKQISDLVKDLSGQAVILPSRLPGLFTLKINSNVLFIKITNEGELVLVDKIDNAAAFSNALSISENQHVFAFVQYEDNKIHLSVKDVNDWNGDLLKEDLVVDHQRGNIEKIFINNYVRTDRSHGFRALMVMEDHSLLLVQQGEIVWSREDGLASVVDVTTSELPVEKDGVSVAKVEQNLFEWLKGHALKLKGTLMIASPEDKVAIQKLRLRSSEKSKMTRDHNGFRKLLIVLTRAGKVFALHTGDGHVVWSTALHTLRKSEECEHPVGLNIYQWQVPHHHALDENPSILVIGRCGPSLTAPTVLSFLDAYTGKELNSLSLAHTVARVIPLPYTDSTEQRLHLIIDVNKHAYLYPRTPEAIEILKREFSNVYWYSVEVDNGVIRGHALKSNCVHEVVDEYCFVSRDLWSIVFPSESEKIIATVTRKSNEVVHTQAKVMTDHDVLYKYISKNILFVANAAPKASGEIGTATPEEASLVIYIIDTVTGRILHRMTHHGCQGPVHAVFSENWVVYHYFNLRAHRHEMSVIEVYDQSRADNKDIWKFVLGKHNLTSPISSYYRPEISAKSQSYFFTHSVKAIEVTSTAKGITSKQLLIGTIGDQVLALDKRFLDPRRTLNPSQAEKEEGIIPLTDSLPIISQSYITHSLKVEGLRGIITVPAKLESTSLVFAYGVDLFFTQIAPSRTYDSLTEDFSYALLLLTIVALVAALFITWVLSERKDLQEKWR; from the exons ATGGCGATTAGGGTTTTTCTCACCCTTCTTCTTTTTCTCTCGCTAACCAATCTCGTTTCTTCGATTTACGAAGATCAAGTTGGTCTCATGGATTG GCACCAACAGTATATTGGGAAGGTAAAACATGCTGTGTTTCATACTCAAAAGACTGGGCGAAAGCGTGTTTTAGTTTCCACTGAAGAGAATGTTGTGGCTTCACTCGACCTTCGCCATGGAGAGATTT TTTGGAGGCATGTTCTTGGCACCAATGATGTTGTTGATGGAATTGACATTGCCCTTGGAAAAT ATGTCATTACTCTTTCCTCTGGTGGAAGTATATTGAGAGCATGGAACTTACCTGATGGGCAGATGGTTTGGGAGTCTTCCCTTCAGGGATCAAAGGAATCAAAGTCAATATTAAACATTCCA AAAAATTTGAAAGCTGACAAAGATGATTTGATTCTTGTTTATGGTAAAGGGCATCTCCATGCCATTTCTGGCATAGACGGTGAAATTCTCTGGAGGAAAGATTTTGCCAGTGACAG CATTGAAGTTAACCATATTATTCAGTCTCCTGAAGTGATCTATGTAGCTGGTTTTGTTGGTTCTTCAAAGTTTTACGTGTATGAATTGAATACTAAGAATGGAGAGTTGTTAAAGAATAATCATATAACACTTCCCTTTGGAACTTTTGGGGAATCATTATCAGTCTCAGGTGATAAGTTTGTGGTATTGGATGATCTAAGGTCAAAGATAGTAACAATAAACTTCAATAATGGAGATATTAACTACAACCAGAAGCAAATTTCAGACCTCGTCAAAGATTTGTCTGGACAGGCAGTAATACTACCATCAAGGCTTCCAGGACTGTTCACATTAAAAATCAATTCCAATGTTCTTTTCATTAAAATTACAAATGAAGGTGAGTTGGTGCTGGTGGACAAAATTGATAATGCAGCAGCTTTTAGCAATGCCCTGTCAATTTCAGAGAATCAGCATGTTTTTGCATTTGTTCAATATGAAGACAATAAAATTCACCTATCTGTAAAGGATGTTAATGATTGGAATGGTGATTTGCTAAAGGAAGACTTGGTAGTAGACCATCAAAGAGGAAATATTGAGAAGATATTCATAAACAATTATGTCAGGACAGATAGATCTCATGGGTTCAGAGCATTGATGGTAATGGAGGATCATTCACTTCTATTAGTTCAACAAGGAGAAATTGTCTGGAGTAGAGAGGATGGTCTTGCCTCAGTTGTTGATGTAACAACATCCGAACTACCCGTGGAAAAGGATGGTGTATCTGTGGCAAAAGTAGAACAGAACCTATTCGAATGGCTTAAG GGACATGCGCTGAAACTCAAAGGAACTCTAATGATTGCAAGCCCTGAGGATAAAGTAGCTATTCAAAAGCTTAGGTTGAGGAGTTCTGAGAAAAGCAAAATGACTCGTGATCATAATGGTTTTCGTAAGTTGCTTATAGTACTTACAAGGGCAGGAAAGGTTTTTGCTTTGCATACCGGGGATGGACATGTAGTTTGGTCTACGGCGCTTCATACTCTGCGTAAATCAGAGGAGTGTGAACATCCAGTTGGGCTTAACATTTATCAATGGCAGGTTCCGCATCATCATGCACTGGACGAGAATCCATCTATTCTTGTCATTGGGCGATGTGGACCAAGTTTGACTGCACCAACTGTTCTTTCTTTCCTTGATGCGTACACAGGGAAGGAACTCAATTCTCTGAGTCTTGCTCATACTGTTGCTCGAGTTATTCCACTGCCTTATACTGATTCAACTGAACAGCGTCTGCATCTTATTATAGACGTAAACAAGCATGCATATTTATACCCAAGAACTCCTGAAGCTATTGAGATTCTGAAACGTGAGTTTTCAAATGTATACTGGTACTCTGTTGAGGTTGATAATGGTGTTATTAGAGGTCATGCATTGAAGAGCAACTGCGTTCATGAAGTAGTGGATGAATACTGCTTTGTATCCAGGGACTTGTGGTCAATTGTATTCCCATCTGAATCAGAAAAAATTATTGCAACAGTGACAAGAAAATCAAATGAG GTTGTTCATACTCAAGCAAAAGTTATGACTGACCACGATGTCCTGTACAAGTATATATCAAAGAATATACTCTTTGTCGCAAATGCAGCACCAAAAGCCAGTGGGGAAATCGGAACAGCAACCCCAGAGGAGGCTTCGTTGGTCATCTATATCATTGATACCGTGACTGGTCGCATATTGCATCGCATGACACATCATGGTTGCCAGGGTCCTGTTCATGCT GTATTTAGTGAAAACTGGGTTGTCTACCACTATTTTAATCTCAGGGCTCATAGACATGAGATGTCAGTTATCGAGGTCTATGACCAGTCTCGGGCG GATAACAAAGATATTTGGAAGTTTGTTCTTGGGAAGCATAATCTTACGTCGCCCATCTCTTCTTATTATCGGCCAGAAATCTCAGCAAAATCACAATCATACTTCTTTACTCACTCTGTGAAAGCCATTGAAGTGACTTCAACTGCTAAGGGTATAACCTCTAAGCAGCTTCTTATTGGAACAATTGGTGATCAG GTTTTGGCACTTGATAAACGATTTTTGGATCCCCGGCGGACTCTCAATCCCTCACAAGCTGAGAAAGAAGAAGGAATTATTCCTCTTACTGATTCATTGCCGATCATTTCTCAG TCCTATATTACACATTCCCTAAAAGTAGAAGGTCTGCGAGGTATAATAACAGTGCCCGCCAAATTGGAGTCTACATCCCTCGTCTTTGCCTACGGAGTAGATCTATTTTTTACTCAGATTGCTCCTTCTAGGACTTACGATTCACTAACTGAAGATTTCAGCTATGCTCTACTTCTTCTAACAATTGTTGCCCTTGTAGCAGCATTATTTATTACCTGGGTGTTATCAGAGAGGAAAGATCTACAAGAGAAATGGAGATGA